The Lathyrus oleraceus cultivar Zhongwan6 chromosome 5, CAAS_Psat_ZW6_1.0, whole genome shotgun sequence genome includes the window acaatgtttaacataacaacataggattttgaataatttcacacacatgaattaaatactcattatcatcctttaaaccatacatgaaatataaatgtcaattgtaatcccacaaaataaacacttcaaaaaagtaagaacacatcctacaaccaaaacatatcatgttcttaacaacttcatacttaaactcattctggtgctaaaaagttcataaaatatatttcaatatcaaatttccgaaaattctaattaagaagatggttctatctttaatttcttggatggtttggtgcctgataattgcgtagcgccagacgcttcaaaatcaacttcttcacccttgtcagcaattacaacatccttagccggagtcattagaatgattgattctgaatcattttcaccagatgcagataatgtttgcttgcaatataaaaaattaattgtcagatataaaatgaattataataatacaatatttatcatagaaaattattatgttaacaaatgaagatacttactgcggaagtttccaaattttctttgttagggaccaactttgcatattcagttttagactgattctgcacattgaaacatcgaatatttattatacttgttaaatgtttaaataatacatgaattaagtgaatattatacgtcttctactatgtagtcattttcaatctctttaacaaagacttcatcatcacaaagcttccaaacaaacgcttgggaaaacgttggctgcaccttaactctaaaagccattttcttattcaacagcatttcaagctcatcaggataaaccattggatcatcttctccattctaatggaaaaataaaatatcaaccatgagtgataatctgaactttacaactcgataaactattaacattttaacttatgtataacaatatacctccaccatagagttatgcataaattcagcagtcattctaagtatagcagcacattcggaatctcagaatacaaatcgatattttgattcaccattgctaacatatatctcaatcttgtacctatagtattttaaacgaagaaaataatatgattaataacaaattcattaccaaatttatttgcaattcatctagattatatgtaccttggtataggctgttcgactttttgcccacatgaacattcataagctttttcagga containing:
- the LOC127085762 gene encoding uncharacterized protein LOC127085762 isoform X1 gives rise to the protein MTAEFMHNSMVENGEDDPMVYPDELEMLLNKKMAFRVKVQPTFSQAFVWKLCDDEVFVKEIENDYIVEDNQSKTEYAKLVPNKENLETSAQTLSASGENDSESIILMTPAKDVVIADKGEEVDFEASGATQLSGTKPSKKLKIEPSS
- the LOC127085762 gene encoding uncharacterized protein LOC127085762 isoform X2 — its product is MTAEFMHNSMVENGEDDPMVYPDELEMLLNKKMAFRVKNQSKTEYAKLVPNKENLETSAQTLSASGENDSESIILMTPAKDVVIADKGEEVDFEASGATQLSGTKPSKKLKIEPSS